A stretch of DNA from Anaerotignum faecicola:
GATTCTCCCCACAGTCATCAATATCAGCGAATCCGCGCTCCGTTCCGTTCCAAAGGAACTGCGAAGCGCCTCTCTGGCTCTGGGAGCCACAAAGATTCAGACGATTTTCCAGGTTGTACTTCCGGCAGCAAAATCAGGTATTATAACAGCCATCGTTCTGGGCACCGGCCGCGCCATCGGCGAAGCCATGGCGATCAGCCTTGTATCGGGAAGCTCCGTCAATTTCCCGCTTCCCTTCAACTCCGTCCGCTTCCTTACGACGGCGATCGTATCGGAAATGTCCTACTCGGCAGGTCTTCACAAACAGGTGCTCTTTACCATTGGTCTTGTCCTGTTCGCATTTATTATGATCATTAATATTTCTCTGACCAGGCTCTTAAAGAAAGGAGATGTACAGCATGACTAACGAGATCGCAGTTCCCTTCCATAAAGACTCTGTTATAAATAACAGCATCTGCCGCAGACAGACGCGGGTATCCG
This window harbors:
- a CDS encoding ABC transporter permease subunit, which encodes ILPTVINISESALRSVPKELRSASLALGATKIQTIFQVVLPAAKSGIITAIVLGTGRAIGEAMAISLVSGSSVNFPLPFNSVRFLTTAIVSEMSYSAGLHKQVLFTIGLVLFAFIMIINISLTRLLKKGDVQHD